In one Aeromicrobium erythreum genomic region, the following are encoded:
- a CDS encoding glutathione S-transferase C-terminal domain-containing protein, with protein MSSDTSSEDQSTAGSYVTSGQEFDRDMNYIPDRITRQGGAPVDDRAGTGKPPVDDAPTWPVEAGRYRLVAALACPWATRTVIVRRLLGLEDALSLGLAGPTHDKRSWTFDLDPDGVDPVLGIPRLQDAYFARYPDYPRGITVPAVVEVESGKVVTNDFPWITHDFFFEWTDHHREGAPDLWPDATRDEMEEVMHRVFTEVNNGVYRCGFAGSQEAYDSAYDRLWTALDWLEERLTTRRYLMGDTITEADVRLFTTLARFDPVYHGHFKANRQTLATMPALWGYARDLYQTPGFGDATDFEQIKQHYYVVQTDINPTSVVPKGPDLSGWTTAHHREELGGSPFGDGTPPS; from the coding sequence ATGAGCAGCGACACCAGCAGCGAGGACCAGTCCACGGCGGGCTCCTACGTCACGAGCGGCCAGGAGTTCGACCGCGACATGAACTACATCCCCGACCGCATCACGCGGCAGGGGGGCGCCCCGGTCGACGACCGCGCGGGCACCGGCAAGCCGCCCGTGGACGACGCGCCGACCTGGCCCGTCGAGGCCGGCCGCTACCGGCTCGTCGCCGCGCTCGCGTGCCCCTGGGCGACGCGCACCGTCATCGTGCGCCGCCTCCTCGGGCTGGAGGACGCGCTGTCGCTCGGGCTCGCCGGCCCCACGCACGACAAGCGCAGCTGGACCTTCGACCTCGATCCCGACGGGGTCGACCCGGTGCTCGGCATCCCGCGCCTGCAGGACGCGTACTTCGCGCGCTACCCCGACTACCCGCGCGGCATCACGGTGCCCGCCGTCGTCGAGGTCGAGAGCGGCAAGGTCGTCACGAACGACTTCCCGTGGATCACCCACGACTTCTTCTTCGAGTGGACCGACCACCACCGCGAGGGTGCGCCCGACCTGTGGCCCGACGCGACCCGCGACGAGATGGAGGAGGTCATGCACCGTGTGTTCACCGAGGTGAACAACGGCGTGTACCGCTGCGGCTTCGCCGGTTCGCAGGAGGCCTACGACTCCGCGTACGACCGGCTCTGGACCGCGCTCGACTGGCTCGAGGAGCGGCTGACGACGCGTCGCTACCTCATGGGCGACACCATCACCGAGGCCGACGTGCGGCTCTTCACGACGCTGGCGCGCTTCGACCCCGTCTACCACGGCCACTTCAAGGCCAACCGTCAGACGCTCGCCACGATGCCGGCGCTGTGGGGCTACGCGCGCGACCTCTACCAGACGCCCGGCTTCGGCGACGCGACCGACTTCGAGCAGATCAAGCAGCACTACTACGTGGTGCAGACCGACATCAACCCGACGAGCGTCGTCCCGAAGGGCCCCGACCTCTCCGGCTGGACGACCGCACACCACCGCGAGGAGCTCGGCGGGTCGCCGTTCGGCGACGGCACGCCGCCCAGCTGA
- a CDS encoding IclR family transcriptional regulator: MTTASVVTAFSVLERVAELQPVGLSELARAADLPKSTVHRCLQTLQEVGWVESSGGTSARWSMSLRALSVCGGAGGRQSLRDLALPLMSDLQLVTTETVHLCAPDGDVLVLLERLDTSHALRAFLPLGERIPLHASATGLAYLSACPDDVVERYLAGPLEPRTPASLVDPDAIRAELVAIRDRGYSINENGLSTGISSLGAPIVSRTGVVGALSVSGPSIRIVPARFEELGTQVVESARRLGRLL, translated from the coding sequence GTGACGACCGCCAGCGTGGTGACCGCGTTCTCGGTGCTGGAGCGCGTCGCCGAGCTCCAGCCGGTCGGGCTGTCCGAGCTCGCCCGGGCCGCGGACCTGCCGAAGAGCACCGTGCACCGCTGCCTGCAGACGCTGCAGGAGGTCGGCTGGGTGGAGTCGTCCGGCGGCACGAGCGCGCGCTGGTCGATGAGCCTGCGCGCGCTGTCCGTGTGTGGCGGCGCCGGAGGTCGCCAGAGCCTGCGCGACCTCGCGCTGCCGCTCATGAGCGACCTGCAGCTGGTCACGACCGAGACCGTGCACCTCTGCGCCCCCGACGGCGACGTGCTGGTGCTGCTCGAGCGGCTCGACACCTCCCACGCCCTCCGCGCGTTCCTGCCGCTGGGGGAGCGGATCCCGCTGCACGCCTCCGCCACCGGTCTGGCCTACCTGTCGGCCTGCCCCGACGACGTGGTCGAGCGCTACCTCGCCGGCCCGCTCGAGCCGCGGACCCCGGCGTCGCTCGTCGACCCCGACGCGATCCGCGCCGAGCTCGTCGCCATCCGAGACCGCGGGTACTCGATCAACGAGAACGGCCTGTCGACCGGTATCAGCTCGCTCGGGGCGCCCATCGTCTCGCGCACCGGCGTCGTGGGGGCCCTGTCGGTGTCGGGACCCTCGATCCGCATCGTGCCCGCGCGCTTCGAGGAGCTCGGGACGCAGGTGGTGGAGTCGGCGCGCCGCCTGGGCCGACTCCTCTGA